The following proteins come from a genomic window of Actinomycetes bacterium:
- a CDS encoding SRPBCC family protein — MTTSGTHDTQVIVDPRVPLVRISRQFDAPPEKVFRAHTDPTLVVQWLGPRRHDMRVDQWDCRTGGSYRYVHASDGNEYGFHGCFHEVRPAEVIVQTFTFEGVPDGVALERLVLEDLGNGRTRLTATSLVDSFEARDAFVSSGMEGGVREGYERLDELLAR; from the coding sequence GTGACCACGAGCGGCACCCACGACACTCAGGTCATCGTCGATCCCAGGGTTCCGCTTGTGCGTATCAGCAGGCAGTTCGACGCCCCGCCCGAGAAGGTCTTCCGGGCGCACACCGACCCCACCCTCGTCGTCCAGTGGCTCGGCCCCCGTCGCCACGACATGCGCGTCGACCAGTGGGACTGCCGCACGGGCGGCTCGTACCGCTACGTGCACGCCAGTGACGGCAACGAGTACGGGTTCCACGGCTGTTTCCACGAGGTCCGCCCGGCGGAGGTCATCGTCCAGACCTTCACCTTCGAAGGCGTTCCTGACGGCGTGGCCCTGGAGCGGCTCGTCCTCGAGGACCTCGGCAACGGCCGCACCCGGCTCACAGCGACGTCGCTGGTCGACTCGTTCGAGGCGCGCGACGCCTTCGTCTCCAGCGGCATGGAGGGTGGCGTCCGCGAGGGCTACGAGCGGCTGGACGAGCTGCTCGCCCGCTGA